Genomic segment of Bemisia tabaci chromosome 9, PGI_BMITA_v3:
aaataaacaagtggcacggaatataacaaaagaatataaactatgcaaaacgataatccaggtatcggaacttggctgatttgaaaacgccttcaaatgcggcgtgatacctaccgcattccggagagttcaaatagttgtatcattgcgccttagaaatgcgacggaagattggaATTGAATTAGCTTTCATGCACGCTCGCCTTCTCAATTTCcattaacattttttcagtCATGAAAGCGCGTGGGTGcacttcagctagaattgtatttatcaaatgggtggtttttaaaggaggattataattaaacaagtggttcgAAATGGAAACATAATTATATGAGATATGCAAAACAAtgattccgataacggaacttggctgtactgaaaacgccttcaaatgcggcgtgatacctcacgcattccggagagttcaaatagttgtatcattgcgccgtaagaatgtgacggaagattacaattgaaatagcctccatgcacgctgggcgggtcgatttcctctgaaatttttgcagtgatgaatgcatagctgaagtgcgcttcagctagaattgtatttagcaaatgggtggtttttataggaggattaaaaataaacgagtggtacggaatataacaaaataatatgaactatgcaaaatgATAATCCGGgcatcggaacttggctgttttgaaaacgcctttaaatgcggcgtgatacctcaggcattccggagagttcaaatagttgtatcattgcgccgtatgaatgtgacggaagatttaaatggaactagccttcatgcaggctcgccacatcccttctcgagccctggtaccagttttatgGTCCGGGGCCCAAGCacggaggtggggggggggggtccgaggggcatcccccgagaaattttagaatttatacgactaatccgactcattttgaagcttccataaataatttttccatccatttcagcggaataattatgttttttttcctactttcagCAGAacatacttgcgaattgttgcattcaaaacatctggaaaatttttaatttttatttcggggggggggggggcatatgatttTACTGTCAGTTATAAAAGTGCCATGCCCCCCTGGACTctcccttcgtttgtctatggcaagggagttgagcaatgagccattgaagtcgaggatgcccaaactggagactcttagcatctgacgacggaagaaaatgaaacgcagttactaaaaatatccctctgtactgaaaatcttgaaaatagataaaaattttccaagaagtatacttctttgaaaatttaagaagaattctacagtgccccagcgtgtttctgaaaatctattcaccttttgcgaaatgtttagggtaaatttttcactttttcttacgaaacaagggttgcatgtgaatacGTAGTGGTTTtccacgggtaacacgggccccttCCGGGGCTCGGGCCGCGGTACCAGGGatccagtatcccccccccccccccttgtggcgggcctgaccgTATATTAAAATGACCAAATAAGAATCGTGGTTCtatacattttattaattatttacttgCACAGGTAGGTAATGGGTACAGCTGAAAGCCTTTTCGGCTTGTCTTAGAGCCATCCTCAGAGCAAATGGAAAAGCCAACTATACATACAGTGGTatcattttgatcatttttagtTCTAGTTCAACAAGTTAATAAACTTTGGCCGTAGTCTCTACCCCCcaccgaaaaaaatggattgctgatttaacaattcagttGTTAAACAAAatgactgcaacgtttcaaatgtgcattttacaaaagtggaaagctaatttaaccatgagggtggttgaagtagcattttcTTGTTGTTAAAGTAccatttttttgttgcaaaatcaacattgaaacattgcagttaCTTCTTCGAACAACAACATTGTTAGGAAAATCAgcaatttgcttttttcagTGCCCTTAAAATCTGACATTTTTGGGAGATTTCTCCTCAATCACGCATATCCTCTTCCTTTTCATCATCTTTAGCTTCCTTTGCAATGGCTTCAACTTCCTTCGCCGTAGGAAAAGGGTCCTCAGCGATGAGGTCTCTGAGTGTTTTGCCGCGGGCAAGACTCTTGAAGAACTCCGGATTTGCGTGGTAGACGAGGTAGGTGCTGAAATAGAAATGTGCCAGTTTCTGTTGCAGTTTTCGCCAGACTTTCGCGTCGAAGTCGACGACCTCCGAGTGCAAgatttctttctcttttgtgCCCAGCTTCCCCAGGATGAAAAGACACCTCCTCACGCGGCTTATCGCCATGGAGCCTTGCACTTTGTAGTAGGACCTGGAGTCTCTCTTTAACAAGGTCCTGTTGGTACAAAAGTTTCATAAGAGTAAGTGTTGAGAGAAACGTCAAGAAAAACAAAGCCAACGAGGCTTGCTCTCattcgccgtgctaaggaagaacgccgtatgagccttcagacgttgccaaggttcctgcgataaaaacagaatttactggaaaaattgcgaacagtattttccaaaatttccagacgattttgtacgcaatttaatttaaaatatctgaaagtttcaaggaaaaatatgcatgaatgtcgtcaaaaatacatgttttatcaagggaaatttggcaactctcgaatgttcatacggcgttctttcttcgTTCACGTTTtggtagaaatgataatcactcgaattttttcgcataaATCTTCAAAGTGTtgcgtattataacgctttcttaTCATCTATTGCTCTACTCTCAATTAATAGTaagtaaattccgaaaatgtgctgtctgttacacGGTAAAAAGTTAGCGTAACAGACTgcacattttcggtcatttatataaataaaattgaaaagtagagcgataaatctttgaaaagcgttataacacttaggtaaccctgtgtagattaatggaaaaaaaatcgaatgattatcatttctactaaaaatatgaccgaaaaatgtgttgtctgttacggtgacaaaactattccaattATAGTGAAACCACCCACATATGTATGGCATGAAATTAAAGCAAAGGAATAAGTTTATCACCTGTAGTATAGATTTAATTTGGAATATTCCGTAATCATTACCTTCCTTTATCAACATATAGGTCATTCAACTGATATGCGTCTGTGACACTCGGGATGAATGCAACAACTTCGTAAATGACTTGCAGTCTTGTCTTGGTTCTCGGCGGCGAACTACCAGCTTCATCAACATCAACTTTCGATCCACTTGTACTCTTGGATTTGAAGCCATTTTTCGGAACTTCTGGCGGCTGCGGTGCTTCCAGAGCTAAGACAGCGTATCCTCTGGATGATGGACGCTTCAAGAGTTTACACTTCGGGGGTGACGAAGGTTGATGCTTCGAGGGTGACGAAGGTTGACGCTTCGGGGGTGACTGAGGTTGATCTTGAAGGGAGCCATACCCATAAGCGGTAGGAAACGTGGCCAGGTACGGAAAGGCCGGGTCAATTATCAACCCACCGTCCTCTTTGATCGTCCATTCCGGATGCATATCTATGTACCTGTTCAAAAATGGAACGTAGAAAAAATGTTAACTAGTAGTCGTTCAGACAAGCCTTGATAAGACAATATAATCCTCAATAATTATAAGAACCTAAAAATCAATTGAATTaataccctgctaaaaatgacgagtagactattcagaattcgccaacTCACATGAAAAGAACTTCCTACTTATGAATAAAAATCCTACTCATATGAGAAGAATAAATTCTACTCATATCTTTAGAATgttctactcataagagtagaaaaatttaactcacatgtattaattttttttcatttttcagaggtgCTGTTTGTGACCAGGAGACTTCGACATaatatgtaaatttgaaaaatagaaacattttgtttttatgatttttttgatgcggtgaatAGTTTCTGggatatcggacacggtagattcaacgctgaactcatacgagttggaatctctagtcatagaagttggcgaaaactggatggagaaattctgctcatatgagttaaattctacCCAAACgggttgaaattctattcatatgactttgattttcgactcatttgtactcaccatttttagcagggtaagAGATAAATAAATAAGGGTTCCTCGTAGGTTGAAATTAATTAGTCATCATACTTACCTCCTCTatccattgaaaccacccgcttctaccgatAGGATCGTTTCATTTTCTGCTTGTGCACTATGTCTACCGCTTTCTCAATCAATtgcaacaatcaacccgctggcTGGCTACTTAAGAGAtgaaattattttggaaaaaagcaGTGGCTTTATTTTGTCTTCAGAGTAAATTTTAGGGGGAGCTTTGATTCACTCGAAAAATCTTGCTGAAAGtaacattgaaaaaaagcaTGGTAACATCCAGTATAagtctacttaattttttactcagTTATACCTACTgttcagtaaaaataaccaGATCCAGTAGTATTTACTAGAATTCTGGTGATAATAATATATGGTGATTTATACGAAAATATGGTAAATACTACCACAGAGTCTGGTGTGTATCACCATACTCGGAGCACTGCCAAAGtgtggtaaaatctaccatatttttttcttcagtatgAAGAACTTTAAGCGATCTTGACCGGTACCTATTGAGGAAAGACTTTCTGGAGCTCTGCTGCCAATTCTATCCTTCCCTGGACGTGTAATAGCCTTTCAAGATTTGATTCACTTTTTCTTTCGTTGGTATATTAGGATGCATAACAAGATGATAATGTTGTGGCATTATCCGAATTCGAGACTCGTCCCACAAGACGTTGTACGCTTCTGAACCATCTTGTGTTCTTCTATATATATCGAGAGCTTTTTCCCCATCCAATTCGCTGATGGCACCGTAAGCAATATTTGCTGCAACTTGAAGGTTCCGAATAcctgaaaaataatgagaaaaccTTAATATTAGAGTACccatatagcgagagtatagacagatgtgaaactccgaaaatccatcaggcctttactgatgcctccgcgaacaaagttagggcccagaaatgcagccaacctgtgaatttcaatcatccagagcgatttactaatacagTTATCAGGAACTGTCGTTtaaaaagcacgtatttgacttagtttttgcaaaaattcactcatttttgcggaagaacgcccAATTATGTACATTCTCGGCCATCTTGGTTGGAATTGAAatctgcagactctgcagactagcagtgaaatttcgtgtgtcagaagttggttagaagaatgactgcacttttgggccctaagctctccatgaagtgatctgtccatactctcgctatttATAGGTAGGTACTCTACATAATATTATCGGTGCTCCAGAGCCAAAAGGTATCTaactcacatttttggaaaaatcgagtcaGTAGCGTTTTCGAAATCTCAATTAAAGGTTCCGTGTGTGTGGAATAGTTGGTAGTCCTATCTTGCGCCGGTTACGAAGTgcggagtttcaaaaattgcgattaatTGGAATCAGTGGAGCCGACGTACGGTTTTCCTCTGATATCTCGAAAAGACTAAAATTGAGTTAGGTATCTTTTTGCTCAGGGGTACTGTTATAATCATCCAGAAACAACTCAAAAATCTGCTAAAAAACGATCGCGTTGGCATCATCTTGAGCTGATGTTGTGACCCACAACATGGTATCAACTTGGTCAAAGGACCAATTTAATACGGTTATGTTACCATTGTTAGTTGGATTTTGCACCAAGTATTCTAATTGACAAGCGCTGCTATTTagataaaaaataagtaattaaTAATGTATACTCTATTCCATTAGGGTGCATCACAAAAATAGTGTCGATACTCATTTTCTCATAGATCTTTTATCAGATCGCTAAATCCCATTTTCCTTGAGTACAGTCCGTACTCCACAATTTATAATGTTTGCAATTTCAGCTCGtaaatattatttcaatttttttgtatatGCTTGATGCTTTGTACTTTTGTAGCATGCACCGTGTAGTTCTGTAACTATGCATGTGTTCTGATTTCGCAGTGCTTTGGTTTTGTGCCTGATGATGATCCTGCGGATCGAAAAGCTTCGCACAGCATAATGTAtaggttaaaaaaataaaaaaaataaaaataaaaaataaaaaaaacaataaaaaaataaaaaaaacaatacaaaataaaaataaaaattaaaaaaaataaaaaaataaaaataaaaataaaataaaacgaaagATATTAAGGCTACGCATACTTATTCATGACCGTATTTTCGGTCAGGTGAACCTAAAGGACTTGGTTGGTCgatcaaattttttatgaaatcgaCCGAAACCGAGGTTACTCGGAGACATGtgctggcgtgctaaggaagaacgccgtatgaaccttcagacgttgccaaatttccttcgagaatAACCGATTTTACAGGGaaaagtttaaatatttttttccagaatttttagaCGAATTcgtacgcaatttcatctaaaacctCTGAAAACTTTGGAGAACAATATACATAGACTTCgtcacaaatacatgttttatatgTTTATGTGTATGTTATTTATGTCTTTAACACGGCAGTGTATGGATGAAGAAAGAGTCCTGCTAAACAATTACACTTTTGTTTCTCCCAGTGCCTCTCAGAGGTCGCGGCCATGGCATTTACGGTGCAAGAGAGTAAGAAAACAGAACTTCCTGCTCACATATGTAAAGCAAGCAATGATGTTGGTAATAACACCGTGATACAATTATTCACACTTAATGGACGTGCGGTTTGCATGtctccaaattgaaggcgcttcgtcATTCAAGCAGAGATCGTGGTCGAATGCAGCTACGCGCCCTCACAAATGGGCGATTCACGTCAAAAATCTCCGCATATATTATCACTTTCGGTTACTTTGAATCCCTTTCTTTCGGTCGGAGCGACTAAAAGGATTCAGTTTAtcgactaatttttttttttaaatcgaccaAAATCGTAAGTTGTCCTGAGATCTGGGGATCATTGAGAAAGTGTCCCGCTAAATTAATGAactcttatttggacgtatttctatcaagcggaactatgtgcatttagacgtgagccctgttatacatatattATTATGgatatcagggctcatgtctttctGCACATAGTTTGACAGAAGTAGTAGTAGTTTGACGTAGtagtttgacagaaatacgtcactCAGAGGTTACGACTTGCGAGTCGCTAGCTCACCGGA
This window contains:
- the LOC140225427 gene encoding uncharacterized protein, which gives rise to MHPEWTIKEDGGLIIDPAFPYLATFPTAYGYGSLQDQPQSPPKRQPSSPSKHQPSSPPKCKLLKRPSSRGYAVLALEAPQPPEVPKNGFKSKSTSGSKVDVDEAGSSPPRTKTRLQVIYEVVAFIPSVTDAYQLNDLYVDKGRTLLKRDSRSYYKVQGSMAISRVRRCLFILGKLGTKEKEILHSEVVDFDAKVWRKLQQKLAHFYFSTYLVYHANPEFFKSLARGKTLRDLIAEDPFPTAKEVEAIAKEAKDDEKEEDMRD